The Psychroflexus sp. ALD_RP9 region TAATTTCAATTTCTTCGTGAGTGTCACTCGTAAATTGGTTGATTGCTATAATTGGTGTAATATTAAACTTGAGGGCGTTTTCAAGATGTTTTTCTAAATTAGGTAGACCTTTTTTTACTGCCTTTGGATTTGGGGTTTCTAATTCATTTAAGGCTGCTCCACCATGGTATTTTAAAGCGCGAATAGTTGCTGTGAGTACAATAATTTCGGGTTTAAGATTAGCACTTTGACATTTTATATCGAGAAACTTTTCCCCGCCTAAATCAAACCCAAAACCAGCTTCGGTTACAGTATAATCGGCTAAACTTAACCCCATTTTTGTTGCTAAAACGGTGTTAGTACCTTGTGCAATGTTGGCAAATGGACCGCCATGAATAATGGCTGGGTTTCCTTCTATACTTTGTACCAAATTTGGTTTTATGGCATCTTTAAGCAAAGTTGCCATGGCACCTTCGGCTTTAAGGTCTTTGGCATAAATAGGTGTTTTATAGAAAGTGAACCCAATAAAAATGCGGCCTAAGCGATCTTTTAGATCGTTTAAATTATTACTGAGGCATAAAATGGCCATAAGCTCTGAAGCTGCCGTGATATCAAAACCAGTTTCTCGAGGAACACCCATTGTGGTACCGCCAAGGCCAACGATGATTTGACGTAATGCACGATCATTTATGTCTAATACCCGTTTCCACTTAACAGTTCGGGCATCAATATTTAGATTATTAGTTTTACTTTGAATATTATTATCGATAATTGCGGCAAGTAGATTATGCGCTTTTTCGATGGCAGAAAAATCACCTGTAAAATGTAAGTTAATGTCCTCCATAGGTAATACTTGAGACTTGCCACCACCAGTGGCGCCACCTTTTATGCCAAATACGGGTCCTAATGAGGGCTCGCGTAACACTACAATGCTTGACTTGCCGAGCTTATTGAGACCTTCATTTAGACCGATAGACATGGTTGTTTTACCTTCTCCAGCTGGTGTTGGTGAAATGGCACTGACCAAAATTAATTTGTTTTTTGATGCCTTTGCTTCATCTATTAAATCAAGCGGTAATTTTGCTTTAAACTTACCATAATGTTCAAGTTGGTCTGGATTGATACCAATTTTTTCAGCAATTGTATTAATGTGGTTCAATTTTACTGAATTAGCGATCTCTATATCTGTCATTTTGTTTTAAATTTTCGACTGAAAGTTATGATAAAAAATAGAGTTACAGATTGATTTTTATCAGTTTATAGTTACAAAAAAACGCTTGGAAAACTCCAAGCGTTTTTTGTTGTATGCTTATCTATTATTAGTCATTTAATGAGTGATGTAGAAATAAATAATGTGTTTTTAAAATGCCATTTTTACGTTTGCTCAACTTTTTAAAGTAAGGTTTTAAATCTTTTTGAATGTTTAAGATGTAAGCTTTTATTTCAGAAGCTAACTGATCATCTTCAATTAAATCTTCAAAATGATTAATCATTTGCTTTTGTAATTCACGTTCAGCTAAATCTGGTGTTTCATTTTTGTAAATGAGATCATCAGTCAATTGATTTAGGAGTTCATGAACTGAAAGTCCATTGCCTTCTAGGCTTGCATTACTACTCATCATTTCATTAAGAGACCTTGAAGACGTTAATCGCTTCAGTAAGTTGACATTTATATCGATTAAGCGTTCTAATGTTCCGTTTTCAGAAAAATTAGACACTAACTTTTTATCGATTAACCAATATTGTGTTTGAAATACATTCTTGTTAAGAAAGGCTAATGATTCAATTTGTTTTTCGCGGTTAACTAATTGGTAAGGTGTGCCTGTTTGCCCCTTGTGAAGTAAGGTTTCGTGTACACCACCAATATTATTAGCTACATGATATATATAGCGTCTGTACACCGAAAGCATTTCGCCGTATAACTCCTCTAAGTCATCATAGGTTTGTCCATTTTCTGTAGTCCAGTCGTTGAGGTTTTTAGCGACAATTTTAAGATTAGATAAACCGTAATTGCTAGCTTTTATGGTGTTGTCTCCAATATTTTCAGTTTGTGAATCAGGGTCATCATTGTAGCCGCCAAACATGTATAGTTTTTGAGTACTTTTATCATCTACCAATTGTTCTAAGATGTTTTTGACTTCCTCGGCAGTTTTATCTTCATAATAGCGGTAACCCCATTCAACTGCATAATCATCGTATGGGCCAAGCTTTCTTATAAATCGAATATTTTTATCGCCAGGTTGTGCAACATAGTTGTAGCGCGCATAATCCATGATTGTTGTTGCAATCCCCATTTTTTGTGTAAATTTTCCTGACCGAAGCGAATCTACTGGATACGCCGAACTTGCTTTCATATTGTGTGGTAAGCCGATGGCATGACCAATTTCGTGAGAAATTACTCGACGCATCATTTCGCCAATTTCTTCTTCTGGTGTGTTTAAGGTTCTTGCTTTTGGATTAGCGGCTCCAGTTTCTAGTAAATAGCGATTTCTGTAAGAACGTAGATGGTTGTGGTACCAAATAATGTCACTTTCAATAATTTCACCAGTTCTAGGGTCGGCTACACTTGGGCCAACAGCGTTTCTGGTTGTTGAAGCTACATATCGAACAGTTGAGTAACGTATATCTTCAGGATTAAAGTCTGGATCTTCTTCTTTAGTGGGTGCTTTTTTTGCAATAATTGCGTTTTTAAAACCTGCTTTTTCAAAGGCTGAATTCCAATCTTCAATTCCTTTAATAAAATAAGGTATCCATTTTTTTGGCGTAGCAGGATCGAGGTAATAAACTATTGGCTTTACAGGTTCAACTAATTCTCCACGTGCATAAGCATCTTTGTCTTTAGGGACTAAACGCCATCGTTTTGCAATTCTGTAATCATCAGCTTTTAAAGCATCTGAGCTAAAATTGTATTTTCTCAAACTAAACCAACCTACTCGTGAATCTACATAGCGCACTTTCATTTTGTCTTCAGGAAGTTCTATAATCGAATGGTTGACTTGAAAGCTAAATGTATTGGCACTGTTTCCTCTTGGCGGTTCTTTTACATTAAATGTTAAAGTATGTAGTATTTCTATGTTTTTAGGGAATGCAGATACGC contains the following coding sequences:
- a CDS encoding formate--tetrahydrofolate ligase; its protein translation is MTDIEIANSVKLNHINTIAEKIGINPDQLEHYGKFKAKLPLDLIDEAKASKNKLILVSAISPTPAGEGKTTMSIGLNEGLNKLGKSSIVVLREPSLGPVFGIKGGATGGGKSQVLPMEDINLHFTGDFSAIEKAHNLLAAIIDNNIQSKTNNLNIDARTVKWKRVLDINDRALRQIIVGLGGTTMGVPRETGFDITAASELMAILCLSNNLNDLKDRLGRIFIGFTFYKTPIYAKDLKAEGAMATLLKDAIKPNLVQSIEGNPAIIHGGPFANIAQGTNTVLATKMGLSLADYTVTEAGFGFDLGGEKFLDIKCQSANLKPEIIVLTATIRALKYHGGAALNELETPNPKAVKKGLPNLEKHLENALKFNITPIIAINQFTSDTHEEIEIIQEFAKAKGIKVALANVWAEGGNGAIELATEVIKTLENTSASDFKALYKWDQPVLDKVEVIAKSIYGASSVDYSPKAKADLKRIENLGLSHLPICMAKTQKSLSDDESRRGRPENFILNVREIEIAAGAGFIIPITGKMMRMPGLPAHPASENIDIDDQGNISGLF
- a CDS encoding zinc-dependent metalloprotease, encoding MRHLILLFLLATNIIYAQKNKTSEDIPFNEKLEKLDKNQGLVNTFFGDDKLYFKIPKSVLEKDLLMVTRLKQIPGNYSPYTNAGSKTSEQMIHFVKRGNAIDLLQISTVNVANEEDPISLSVQQNNFNPILASFKIEDEDDKMITIEVSSFFNADSPSFNIIGDYQKKEYKIGGVDKSRSRIDRVSAFPKNIEILHTLTFNVKEPPRGNSANTFSFQVNHSIIELPEDKMKVRYVDSRVGWFSLRKYNFSSDALKADDYRIAKRWRLVPKDKDAYARGELVEPVKPIVYYLDPATPKKWIPYFIKGIEDWNSAFEKAGFKNAIIAKKAPTKEEDPDFNPEDIRYSTVRYVASTTRNAVGPSVADPRTGEIIESDIIWYHNHLRSYRNRYLLETGAANPKARTLNTPEEEIGEMMRRVISHEIGHAIGLPHNMKASSAYPVDSLRSGKFTQKMGIATTIMDYARYNYVAQPGDKNIRFIRKLGPYDDYAVEWGYRYYEDKTAEEVKNILEQLVDDKSTQKLYMFGGYNDDPDSQTENIGDNTIKASNYGLSNLKIVAKNLNDWTTENGQTYDDLEELYGEMLSVYRRYIYHVANNIGGVHETLLHKGQTGTPYQLVNREKQIESLAFLNKNVFQTQYWLIDKKLVSNFSENGTLERLIDINVNLLKRLTSSRSLNEMMSSNASLEGNGLSVHELLNQLTDDLIYKNETPDLAERELQKQMINHFEDLIEDDQLASEIKAYILNIQKDLKPYFKKLSKRKNGILKTHYLFLHHSLND